The nucleotide window TTAAGCTCAAATTGAAAGTTATTTTTACACTGGGCTGGTGGTCTAGGGGTATGATACCTCCCTTACAAGGAGGGGATCAGGAGTTCAAATCTCCTCCGGCCCATTATACTTATAAAACTTATTTTAAATTCTAATTTTATATTGATTATTGTTTCAAATTCATTTTTTTATAGACTCTTTAGTTATAACTAATAAGTTATAACTTATAACTTATAATAAACTAAATATTTACAAAAACAGATAAAAACTACTCTAAATATCATATAAACTATCTAATAAAAGATTTTAAAAAAAATAAAAAAAAAGAATGAAATAAATATTTCTCCAGAGAAAAAACATTTAATTAACTAATCCACATTTTACATAGTCAAAGTTACAATTGAAATAATAATTGAAATGAAAAATATTATTCCACCTTTAAATATAAGATCTGAAACATTTCTATTAACAAGTGCCAGACCACCAAAACATACAATAGCACTAGTACAGATTCTACCAAGACCAGTATAAGGACCTGATGTAATCATACTAAAGATGTAAGATACAGCAGATGCAATAACAATAAGTAAAATCATATAAACAATCATATGTTCTTTGAAAAACTCAAAAGTTCCACTAAGATCAACACTAGATGCAGCATTTCTCACACCAGATGTATTAACACTAGGTCTATTAAAGCTAAATCCACTACCTGATGATCTTCTGCTAGATTTACTTCTGCTTCCTCCACCACGATTTAAACTAGGCATTCTACTACGAGCAGAATCAAAAGCATGAGATGAGCTACTACTATGTGAATCTAGACGTGCAGGACGACTAGGGGGTGTGTATGTATCATCATAATATCCATCATCATCATAGTCAACAGTAGGTTCAGATACAACAGTACGTTTTTGTGCATAATTTTTAGCAATCTTAATTAATCCTTTCCTATCAACTAATTTAATATTACGTTTCTGAGCATATAATGCACATCCATGAGTATAACTGCTGGTGGTAAAGATAATAATTTTTGATGCTCTAAGATTTCTGGCAGCTTTCTCCATATCCTTAATAACATCTAATCCAACCTTCCATGGTTCTTCATAGTTTTTACATGCAACAACCACGCCAACTTCACCAACATTTGTACTAAGGGTTCCATAAATATCAATAGTTTGATTTGCAACTCTGTAATTTTTAGTTACATTAAATCCACTATCATCCATAACAGCGGCAATAAATTTAATTAATTGTTCTTTTTCCAAAGTTTTCCCTCATTATACTTTTTGTTAATGTTAATTGAAGATTTAACATTTAAGTTGATTTATATCTTTATTTCTTTAAGTATTATATATTATCTATAATTTATATTAGATGGGAATTCATTATTCAAAAAATCATAATAAAAAACTAAACCATAATAAAACACCTAATAATAAAAATAATAATATGAAAATCTTAATAACTAACGATGATGGACTCAGCTCAGATGGAATACTTGCAGTAAAACAGGCAGTAGAAGATCTTGGTGAAACAACAGTAGTAGCACCACAATCACAACAAAGTGGAGTAGGACATGCAATAACACTAATGAAACCACTTCGTGTATTTAAAACAAAACTAAAAGATGGCTCATACGGCTATGCTGTAACTGGAACACCAACAGATTCACTAATAATGGGATCAAAATTCATAGTAGAAGGTGGACCTGACCTTGTAATATCAGGAATAAATGTTGGAGAAAATCTATCACGTTCCATAACAACATCAGGAACACTAGGTGCAACATTTGAAGCAGCATCATTTAAAATACCATCAATTGCAGTATCACTTGAAATTGACAGAGAAGATCTTAAATTTAAAAATGGACCTGAAGATATAGATTTCAGCTTTGCACAGAAAATTCTAAAAAAAGTAGCACGTAACGTTATAAAACATGGAATGCCAGAAGGAGCTGATATTCTTAACTTAAATATACCAGCAAATCCAGAATCTGAGGAAATTATACAGACAAAACTAGCAAATCGTATGTATTCAACAACTGTAGAAGAACGTCAAGATCCATATGGACATAACTATTACTGGATAAAAGGTGACATGTTAAAACAAGATGGTGAAGGAACAGATGTAAATACACTACACCAGCTACATCAACCTGTAATAACACCACTATCTGTTGATATGACAGCAGATGTTGATGTTAAAAAATGGATAGAATAGATGAAAAATCTAAACTATTCTCCTTAAAATTACTTTTTTTTATAATTACTTATTTTCTTACATTAATTCCCATAATATTATCATAGTTATTTTTAGCTATATCATATGCAATATATGCACTACCTATTGCACAGCTTTTTGATGTCATAATCTTAACTTCTGCAAGATCCTTAATTTGATCACTAATCATTCCTGCAATATCAATAGGCTTTCTCATACATCCACCAGATCCTGTTAATATTATACCATCAACAGGCTTTTTACTAATTCCATAAAGACCATAGATTTCCATAACAATACTCATAACCATACAGTCAATAGCAACAAGAGCATCTTTATCACCATTTGCTGCTTTTGATATAATTTCATCTTTAACTTTTGTAACCTTTGAATCTACTCCCGCAATTTTTGACACTCCTGCATGTGAGAAGCATTCATTTGATGTTTTAAGACCAGCATCAATTTGGCGCATCATTTCAAGGTCAATAGGACCATGAATAAAACCCATAGCACCAAGACATGCATCAATAGCACCACGTATCTTACCATCTTCAACTAGAATAGAGACAGTATTTGAGCTAATATCTGCAATTATCATATTTTTAAATCCTGTCTGTTTATATGCATAGTATGAAAGACTTACCTTCTCTGCACTTGCACAGTGTGAATAGCTTAATCTAAAACGTTCATCAAGCCATTTGCAGTCTCTGTGAAGACCTGGAAGCATAACTGTTTTAATACCTAATCTTTCAATATCCTCATAAACTTTACTTCCACCACCAACACGTTTACCAATACCATTTATTGATTTTATTCCACGTTCTTTAACATCACCAAGTGGTGTTATTTCTGTAAGATCATCACCCATAGAGTATGTCATACAAAGAAGGTTAATATCATCAATGTCAATAAATTTTGTTATTTCATCATAAAATGTAACATCACCACATGCTAGTTTATCACGTGCAAGTTTAAAAAATCCAGCATCACATCCATCCTCATCTAGTATCTGAAATGACACTGCTGTTGTACTATGATCCATTCCAACATAATATCCCATAATAATTCTATTCTCCTAGTTTATTTTTTTTGTAGTAAAGTAATTTATTTTATTAAAAATTAGTTTTTTCTTTTAGTTTAAAATTATATTTTTTAATTAAGTTTCATTTAAAAATTAGATCTAATTAATTATTGGGGTTTAAAGTTTTTAAGTAGTAAAAAAAAGAGAAAATAGAAGTTAATCTATTCTTCTTTTTGTAATCCACAAGCAATTCTTAATTGTTTACCTACGGTTTCGATTTGTTCTTCACTTTCGATTCTTCTTTGTGTGTATAATCTTGGGTATGCATTTTCACTGTCTACAGCGAATTCTGTTGCAAATGTACCGTCTTGGATTTCTTTAAGAATTTCTTTCATGTTAGCTTTTGCTTCTTCTGTAATTACTCTGTCTCTTCTTGTAAGTCCACCGAATTCTGCGGTGTTACTTACATCATGCCACATGTTTCCGAATCCTTTTTCATAGATTAAATCTACGATAAGTTTCATTTCGTGACAGGTTTCAAAGTATGCCATTTCTGGTTTGTATCCAGCTTCTACAAGGGTTTCAAATCCAGCTTTGATAAGTGCTGTTAATCCACCACAAAGAACTGCTTGTTCTCCGAATAAATCTGTTTCAGTTTCTTCTCTGAATGTTGTTTCTACTACTCCAGCTCTTGTAAGTCCTGTTGCTTTTGCCATTTCTATTGCAATATCGAATGCGTTTCCTGTTGCATCTTGTTCGATAGCTATGAGACCAGGAATTCCGAATCCTTCTTCGTATGTTTGTCTTACTTTTGATCCAGGACCTTTAGGTGCTACCATTGTTACGTTTACATCTTCAGGTACTCTTATACGATTAAAGTGGATGTTGTATCCGTGTGAGAATGAAATTGTGTTACCTGCTTCGAGGTTGTCTTTGATTTGGTTTTCAAATACATCTTTTTGAATTTCATCAGGGATAAGTATGTGTATGATGTCTGCTTCTTTTGCTGCTTCTTCGATTGTTTTTACTGTTAATCCGTCAGCTTCTGCTTTTTTCCATGAGTTTCCGCCTTCTCTTAATCCCATAACAACGTTTAATCCGCTGTCTTTCATGTTAAGAGATTGACCTCTTCCTTGACTTCCATATCCAATAACTGCTACTGTTTTATCTGCTAAAACATTTGTGTTTACATCGTCATCATAATAAAGTTTCATTTTATCGAGTACTCCTTTTAAGTTTAAATAAAATCTCTAGATTTATTTTTATTATAATTTTATATTCCAAATTAAATTGTATATAAATTTTATTGTATACAAAATATACTATGTTTTTTAAGTTATATAAAACAATTTACTAAAATATAAAAATTAAATAAAACCTATGAAAGAATACTTAATTAAACATTAAAAATAAATTATATGATTTATATGAAAAACTTAAAATTAAACAATCAATATGACACAAAAAACATACGTAATCATCCAACAATAAGACAGGTACAGATAATTGAAAATAAGCCAAATTTTCCAATAAGTTGGCTTAATATCCAGGGCTATTGTGAATATTGTCTGTATCTTGAAAAGTTTCAGGGAATAACTAGATCTGCAACAAAGCAAATGATTGCAGGAACAAAACAACATAACAAACTAGAGGCTGAATTTAAAGAAGATGCTGAAGTTAAAACACTTGATGAGATAATAACACAATCACAAAGTGAATCTGTTCTTTCTCGTGAATTTTTTGTAATAAGTCCAAAATATGGAATACGTGGATTTATCGATGAAATATGGCTTGAACCTGATCGAATTGTAATAATTGATGATAAACCATCAGATAAGGCATATATGTCAATGAAAAATCAGGTATATGCATATGCTCTTGCATATGAAGATATGATGGATGTAGATGATCGAGATATTACAGTTGCACTTAGAACATCAACAACAGGTGAAATATTCTGGTCTGATAAATTTAGTAGTGAAAATAGGGAGCATATTAAAGGTGTAGTTGAACATGTGCAAAATCTTATTTCTATGAAAGATGAGTTTATTTCAACTGAAAATCCTAATAAATGTAATGCTTGCCGTTTTAATGATGTGTGTAATCAGATGCAAAATTAGATAATAATCATAAAAATAGTTTTACAAAAAAAAAGGTGGATAAAATAAAAAAATAGTAAAAAAGAGAGTTAAACCCTATAATGTATTAGGTCCTCTTTTTATTGCTGTTACTCCTGTTTTAACAACTTCTTTTAGTCCATATGGACGTATTAGGTCAAGAAGTGCATTGATTTTTGATGGTTCTCCTGTAATTTCAATTGTTAATGATTCAGGTGTTACATCAACAATATGTCCACGGAAGATTTCTGCATACTGAATAACTTCAGATTTAGCTTTTTCATCTTCTGCACTAACCTTAATTAATACAAGTTCTCTTTTTATTGTAGTTTCAGGTGTAAGTTCACGTACTTTAATAACTTCTATAAGTTTATTTAATTGTTTTGTGATCTGTTCTACTACCTGTTCATCACCTGTTGTTGTTATTGTAATTCTTGATATTGCAGGATCATCAGTTTTTCCAACAGTAATGTTGTCAATATTAAATTTTCGTCTTGTAAATAGTCCTGATACTCTTTGAAGTACTCCAGGTTTATTTTCTACAAGTATACTTATTGTATGTTTTTCATTATTCATCTTTAACATCCCACAATTTTAATCCTCAGTTTTATATGTACCGAGTATGTTTGTAATTTTCTCACCAGGTGGTGCCATTGGAAGAAGTTCTGATGGATCGATAATTGCATCAATTACTGTAGGTTCTCTGTTTTTAAATGCAGTTTCTATTGCTTCTTTTAGTTCACCAGGACGTTCTATACGTACACCTTCTATTCCATATGAATCTGCAAGTTTTACAAAGTCAGGTTTTGGTGTCATTTTTGTCTGTGATATTCTGTTGTTGTAGTAGAGTACCTGCCATTGATATACCATTCCAAGGTATCTGTTATCAAGTATACATGTTACAACTGGAAGATCATATTCTTCTATTGTTGCAAGTTCTTGAAGTACCATCTGGAATCCTCCATCTCCAACTACTGCAAGTACATTTTCATCAGGTTTTGCAACTTGTGCTCCTATTGCTGCTGGGAATCCATATCCCATTGTTCCAAGTCCTCCTGATGATAGGAATGTTCTTGGATTTTTAGCTTTAAAGTAGTGTGCCATCCACATCTGGTTTTGTCCAACATCTGTTGATACGATTGTTGTTGGTGTTATTGCTTCCATTATTTCTTTAATACATTCTTGTGGTTTTAGTATTCCATCATCAAATGTCATCTTAGGATGGTATGCTTGGTTGTTTGCAACTACTTTATCTGTCCATCCATTGTTGTTTGGATTTCTTATTTCATTGTTAAGATCACATAGTACTTCTTTTGCATCTCCTACAATAGGATAGTCTACTGGTATGTTTTTACCTATTTCTGCAGGGTCAATGTCAATTTGTATTTTAACTGCATTTTTTGCAAATTCTGATACTTTTCCTGTTGTACGATCTGAGAATCTGCATCCTATTGCAATTAGACAGTCACAGTCTACTACTGCATTGTTTGTTGATTCAAGTCCGTGCATTCCAAGATGTCCTATTGCTAGTGGATGATCTTCATCAATTGCTCCTTTTCCCATGAGTGTTGTTGCAACAGCAATATTTGCTGCTTCTGCAAATTTAAGAAGTTCTTCTGATGCATCAGAGTTTATTACTCCTCCACCTGCAATTATTATTGGTTTTTGACTTTCTTCTATTACTTTTATTACTCTTTTAATTTGTCTTGGATTTCCAACTATTGTAGGATTGTATCCTGGAATATCAAATAGACGTTCCATGTCCTCTTTTGTTACTTCATTTTCAAGTACATCTTTTGGTACATCAACTACAACTACTCCTTTTCTTCCTGTTGATGCAATGTGGAATGCTGCATCTATTGTTTCTGGTAGTTTTTCTGATTTTCTTGGCTGGAAATTTGCCTTTGTTATTGGCATTGTAAGTCCTATTGTGTCAACTTCCTGGAATCCATCTGTTCCTATGAAGTTTGAATTTACCTGTCCTGTTATTGCAACAACTGGTACAGAGTCAATATTTGCTGTTGCAATTCCTGTTAGTAGGTTTGTTGCTCCAGGTCCTGATGTTGCAAAACATACTCCTGGTTTTCCTGATACTTTTGCATATCCATCTGCAGCATGTGCTGCTGCTTGTTCATGTCTTACTAGGATGTGTTTAAGGTCTGAGTCATATAGTGCATCATATAGTGGTAGGAGTGATCCTCCTGGATATCCAAAGACTGTATCTGTACCATTTTGTTTTAGTTTTTCTAGTAGTGCTTCACTTCCATTCATTTTAATTTATCTCCATCTGTATTTTTTTTGTGTTATCTCTCTTATTTATTAAAAAAATTGTTTATTATTTTCCCCTTTATAGTGGTTTTGCTCCTCTTGTTATTGCAGTTATTCCTGTTTTAACTACTTCTTTTATTCCATATGGACGAATTAAGTCTGTCAAGGCATTAATTTTTGGTACATCTCCTGTTATTTGTATTGTAACTGTTTTTGGTGTTACATCTACAACTTGTCCACGGAAGATTTTGGTATACTGGATTACTTCAGATTTAGCTTTTTCATCTGGCGTATTTACTTTAATTAATGCAAGCTCTCTTTTTATTGTATTTTCAGGACAAAGTTCACGTACTTTAATAACTTCTATAAGTTTGTTTAATTGTTTTGTGATCTGTTCAAGTACATGATCATCACCTGTTGTTGTTATTGTAATTCTTGATATTGCAGGATCATCAGTTTTTCCAACTGTAATACTGTCAATGTTAAATTTTCGTCTTGTAAAAAGTCCTGATACTCTTTGGAGTACTCCAGGCTTGTTTTCTACAATTACACTTATTGTATGTTTATGATCTGTCATTTTTCTATTCACCTCTATTTAAAGTTGTACTGCATATTGTCAAGCTTATCTCCTGGTGGTACAATAGGTACAAGTTCATCTTCATCTATTGCAATTTCAATTACTGCAGCTTCACGTGATTTTACAACATCTTTTAATGTTTCTTGAAGTTCTCCAGGTTTTGTTACTACCTCACCCCTAATTTTATATGCTTCTGCAAGCTTTACAAAGTCTGGTGTTTGTGTAAGTTTTGTTGCATATACATGGTCATTGAAGAGTCTTTGAAGTTGTGATACCATTCCAAGATATCTGTTGTTTAAAACACATATTATGACAGGCAAGTCATTTTCACGTATTGTTGCAAGTTCTTGTGATACCATCTGGAATCCTCCATCACCTACTATTGAAACAACAGTTTCATCAGGTTTTGCAAACTGTGCTCCTATTGCTGCTGGAATTCCAAATCCCATTGTTCCAAGACCACCTGAGGATATGAATGTTCTAGGTTTTCTACTTTTAAAGTAGTGTGACATCCACATCTGGTTTTGTCCTACATCTGTTGTGATGATTGTATTTTCATCTAATGCATCCATTAAATCTTGAATTACACGTTGTGGTTTTAGTGGAATGTCTGTGTAGTTTGTGAAGTCTTCAGGATAGTCTACATTTGTTATGTGTTCATTCCATGTAGGTTTTTTAACTTCCATCTGCTCAATTAACTCTGTAAGTACTACTTTTGCATCTCCTACTATTGGTATGTCAATTTCTATTGTTTTTCCAATTTCTGCTGGATCTACATCAATTTGTATTCTTGTTGCATTTGGCGTGAAATCTTCTATTGAACTTACACTTCTATCTGAAAATCTGCATCCTATTGTTATTAGACAATCACATTCAACAAGTGTTTTATTTGCACTGTTTCGTCCATGCATTCCTATTGTTCCAAGTGCTAATGGATGTGTTTCATCCATTGCTCCTTTTCCCATAAGTGTTGTTGCAACAGGTATGTTTGTCATTTCTGAGAATTTTCTTAATTCATTATATGAATTTGATAGAATTACTCCTCCACCTGCTAGTATTACTGGTTTTTTAGATTCCTTAATTGCTTCTATTGCTTTTCTTAACTGTTTTTTATGCCCTTTCATTGTTGGCTTATATCCTGGTAAGGCTGTGTTAGGCTTGATGCTTTCATCTACTTCTTCTTTAAGTACATTTGCTGGGAAGTCTATAACTACAGCTCCTGGTCTTCCTGTTGATGCAATATAGAATGATTTATCAACGATTTCATTGATTTTATTTACATCTCTTGGCTGGTAGTTGTGTTTACTTATAGGCATTGTTATTCCTATTGTGTCAACTTCTTGAAATACATCTTTTCCAATTAAGTTTGTTGCAACTTGTCCTGTTAGTGCCACTATTGGTGATGAGTCCATGTGTGCTGTTGCAATTCCTGTAATTGTATTTGTCACCCCAGGTCCTGATGTTGACAAGCACACACCGACTTTTCCTGATGCTCTTGCATATCCATCTGCAGCATGAGCTGCTGCTTGTTCGTGTCTTACTAGTATGTGATCAATATCTGATTCACATAGTGCATCATAAAATGGAAGCAATACTCCTCCTGGATATCCAAAGATTGTATCTACTCCATTTTCTTTAAGTTTTTTAATTAATAGTTGGCTACCATTCAATTTTAACACCTAATTTAAAAAAATTTATAAATTTTTAAGGTTTTATTTTATTATATATTTACATCTGTTTTTTATAAGAATTATATTTTAACTATAATATTATGTCTCTAACTTTTTTTTTGTGAAGTTTCATATTTTTTCATGTTTATGATATAAAATTAAAAATAGAACATAAAATAAACATATATATTAATAGATTATAGAAATTGAATATTTTTTCTTTATTTAATAATAGAAAGAATAATATTTTATTCTATAAATAGAAAAATGAAAAAAATTATTAATTTTAAAAATAAATTATGGAATCCAAAGTTGTGGAGTGTGAATAAATGAAGATATTAGTTGTTGGTAGCGGTGCAAGAGAACATGTTATTGCTAAAAAATTAAGTGAAAATGCAGATGTTTATA belongs to Methanosphaera sp. and includes:
- a CDS encoding restriction endonuclease, producing MEKEQLIKFIAAVMDDSGFNVTKNYRVANQTIDIYGTLSTNVGEVGVVVACKNYEEPWKVGLDVIKDMEKAARNLRASKIIIFTTSSYTHGCALYAQKRNIKLVDRKGLIKIAKNYAQKRTVVSEPTVDYDDDGYYDDTYTPPSRPARLDSHSSSSSHAFDSARSRMPSLNRGGGSRSKSSRRSSGSGFSFNRPSVNTSGVRNAASSVDLSGTFEFFKEHMIVYMILLIVIASAVSYIFSMITSGPYTGLGRICTSAIVCFGGLALVNRNVSDLIFKGGIIFFISIIISIVTLTM
- the surE gene encoding 5'/3'-nucleotidase SurE — encoded protein: MKILITNDDGLSSDGILAVKQAVEDLGETTVVAPQSQQSGVGHAITLMKPLRVFKTKLKDGSYGYAVTGTPTDSLIMGSKFIVEGGPDLVISGINVGENLSRSITTSGTLGATFEAASFKIPSIAVSLEIDREDLKFKNGPEDIDFSFAQKILKKVARNVIKHGMPEGADILNLNIPANPESEEIIQTKLANRMYSTTVEERQDPYGHNYYWIKGDMLKQDGEGTDVNTLHQLHQPVITPLSVDMTADVDVKKWIE
- a CDS encoding methanogenesis marker 12 protein; this encodes MGYYVGMDHSTTAVSFQILDEDGCDAGFFKLARDKLACGDVTFYDEITKFIDIDDINLLCMTYSMGDDLTEITPLGDVKERGIKSINGIGKRVGGGSKVYEDIERLGIKTVMLPGLHRDCKWLDERFRLSYSHCASAEKVSLSYYAYKQTGFKNMIIADISSNTVSILVEDGKIRGAIDACLGAMGFIHGPIDLEMMRQIDAGLKTSNECFSHAGVSKIAGVDSKVTKVKDEIISKAANGDKDALVAIDCMVMSIVMEIYGLYGISKKPVDGIILTGSGGCMRKPIDIAGMISDQIKDLAEVKIMTSKSCAIGSAYIAYDIAKNNYDNIMGINVRK
- the ilvC gene encoding ketol-acid reductoisomerase, translating into MKLYYDDDVNTNVLADKTVAVIGYGSQGRGQSLNMKDSGLNVVMGLREGGNSWKKAEADGLTVKTIEEAAKEADIIHILIPDEIQKDVFENQIKDNLEAGNTISFSHGYNIHFNRIRVPEDVNVTMVAPKGPGSKVRQTYEEGFGIPGLIAIEQDATGNAFDIAIEMAKATGLTRAGVVETTFREETETDLFGEQAVLCGGLTALIKAGFETLVEAGYKPEMAYFETCHEMKLIVDLIYEKGFGNMWHDVSNTAEFGGLTRRDRVITEEAKANMKEILKEIQDGTFATEFAVDSENAYPRLYTQRRIESEEQIETVGKQLRIACGLQKEE
- a CDS encoding Dna2/Cas4 domain-containing protein, whose translation is MKNLKLNNQYDTKNIRNHPTIRQVQIIENKPNFPISWLNIQGYCEYCLYLEKFQGITRSATKQMIAGTKQHNKLEAEFKEDAEVKTLDEIITQSQSESVLSREFFVISPKYGIRGFIDEIWLEPDRIVIIDDKPSDKAYMSMKNQVYAYALAYEDMMDVDDRDITVALRTSTTGEIFWSDKFSSENREHIKGVVEHVQNLISMKDEFISTENPNKCNACRFNDVCNQMQN
- the ilvN gene encoding acetolactate synthase small subunit → MNNEKHTISILVENKPGVLQRVSGLFTRRKFNIDNITVGKTDDPAISRITITTTGDEQVVEQITKQLNKLIEVIKVRELTPETTIKRELVLIKVSAEDEKAKSEVIQYAEIFRGHIVDVTPESLTIEITGEPSKINALLDLIRPYGLKEVVKTGVTAIKRGPNTL
- a CDS encoding acetolactate synthase large subunit; amino-acid sequence: MNGSEALLEKLKQNGTDTVFGYPGGSLLPLYDALYDSDLKHILVRHEQAAAHAADGYAKVSGKPGVCFATSGPGATNLLTGIATANIDSVPVVAITGQVNSNFIGTDGFQEVDTIGLTMPITKANFQPRKSEKLPETIDAAFHIASTGRKGVVVVDVPKDVLENEVTKEDMERLFDIPGYNPTIVGNPRQIKRVIKVIEESQKPIIIAGGGVINSDASEELLKFAEAANIAVATTLMGKGAIDEDHPLAIGHLGMHGLESTNNAVVDCDCLIAIGCRFSDRTTGKVSEFAKNAVKIQIDIDPAEIGKNIPVDYPIVGDAKEVLCDLNNEIRNPNNNGWTDKVVANNQAYHPKMTFDDGILKPQECIKEIMEAITPTTIVSTDVGQNQMWMAHYFKAKNPRTFLSSGGLGTMGYGFPAAIGAQVAKPDENVLAVVGDGGFQMVLQELATIEEYDLPVVTCILDNRYLGMVYQWQVLYYNNRISQTKMTPKPDFVKLADSYGIEGVRIERPGELKEAIETAFKNREPTVIDAIIDPSELLPMAPPGEKITNILGTYKTED
- the ilvN gene encoding acetolactate synthase small subunit: MTDHKHTISVIVENKPGVLQRVSGLFTRRKFNIDSITVGKTDDPAISRITITTTGDDHVLEQITKQLNKLIEVIKVRELCPENTIKRELALIKVNTPDEKAKSEVIQYTKIFRGQVVDVTPKTVTIQITGDVPKINALTDLIRPYGIKEVVKTGITAITRGAKPL
- the ilvB gene encoding biosynthetic-type acetolactate synthase large subunit, whose translation is MNGSQLLIKKLKENGVDTIFGYPGGVLLPFYDALCESDIDHILVRHEQAAAHAADGYARASGKVGVCLSTSGPGVTNTITGIATAHMDSSPIVALTGQVATNLIGKDVFQEVDTIGITMPISKHNYQPRDVNKINEIVDKSFYIASTGRPGAVVIDFPANVLKEEVDESIKPNTALPGYKPTMKGHKKQLRKAIEAIKESKKPVILAGGGVILSNSYNELRKFSEMTNIPVATTLMGKGAMDETHPLALGTIGMHGRNSANKTLVECDCLITIGCRFSDRSVSSIEDFTPNATRIQIDVDPAEIGKTIEIDIPIVGDAKVVLTELIEQMEVKKPTWNEHITNVDYPEDFTNYTDIPLKPQRVIQDLMDALDENTIITTDVGQNQMWMSHYFKSRKPRTFISSGGLGTMGFGIPAAIGAQFAKPDETVVSIVGDGGFQMVSQELATIRENDLPVIICVLNNRYLGMVSQLQRLFNDHVYATKLTQTPDFVKLAEAYKIRGEVVTKPGELQETLKDVVKSREAAVIEIAIDEDELVPIVPPGDKLDNMQYNFK